AGGTCAGGGAAAAATGTACAAGGTGCTTAGCTTTTTATCCATTTTTCAAGGGGAATCTTCCTGCCACCTTTGTAAAGTCAAAACGAAGCACAAACAGCTAACTACTAGCTACTTATCATTTAAACACAAACCTTCTATTCACATGAGAACTTTTGCACTTGCCCTCGGATTAGTACTGACTTTTATCCATAGCCAATTCGTAAATGCCCAGACGCGTAAGCCAGCATCGGCAGGACGGGCCGAGTATATTGAAGTAGAAAAGAACGTTAAACTTCACGTCGTTGACTTGGGCGAAGGCCAGCCCATCGTACTCATCCACGGATGGCCTTTGAATAATGCGATGTATGAATATCAGTACCAATACCTGGTGGAGAAAGGATTCAGAGTCATTGGCATTTCGCTTCGCGGTTTCGGCAAGTCCGACCGACCCTACGGAACTTACGATTTCGACACCTTCTCCGACGATATCAAAGTGGTCCTAGAAAAACTCAAGATTGAAAATGCCGTACTCGGCGGCTTTTCGATGGGAACCGCAGTAACGATGCACTACGTCACTAAATACAACGGAGCCCATATCCGCAAACTGGCTTTATTCGGTTCGTCGGGGCCATCCTGGAAGAAGCGGGCCGATTATCCCTACGGCATATCGGATGAGGACGCGGCTTCGCTCATCCAGCAGACGAAAACGAATCGGGAGCAACTTGTAGCTGGTTTCGGTAAAGGATTCGCCGGTCAGGAGGAAGGACTTTCTCCAGAAACTACGAAATGGTTGGAAAGCATCAACCTGGATGCCTCACCCTACGCCACTACGCAGGCAATTACCGCCTTACGTGACCTCGACCTGCGTCCCCAGCTGGAAAAAATCAAAATTCCCGTAGCCATCTTTCACGGAGTAAAAGACAAATTGTGTGATTTTGCTCAGGCCGAACAATTGCACCAGCGAATCAAAGGCTCTTACCTCGTACGATTTGAAAAAAGCGGACACGGTTTGTTTTTAGAGGAAATGGATAAATTCAATACTGAACTTGAAAAGTTTGCCAGAAGCTAAAGAGCCTGCTACTACCCGTGATGCCGCTAACGGTGTCACGGGTAATTGTTTTTGTAAGTTGCGTCGAATACCTAGCCATTATGAGTGCTGAAAAGAACGGGGGTCATTCCATTACAAACTGAATCAGTTGGAAGCTCTTTATCGCGATGCACGCCAGCTTTTTACCGATTGATTACACCTCCAGCACCTACCATTTCCCTGCGTTTTTCAACAGCTGTTTAATTTTTGAAGCGGCATCCTGACTGGGCCGGCTGGTGTAGTTTTCTGCGATACGGCCCTCGCTATCAATGAGTACGTAATGCGGATATACCTGAATTCCGTAGCTCTTCTCCAGTCTTTTCTCCCAAGACGCGTTGGCGTACAGATTTAGCGTGTTCAGTTTATGTTTGGCAATACTGTTTCGCCACTGTTGCGGACTGGACTGGGTACAAATGCTAATAATTTCAACGGGTTTACCTGCAAAGGTATCCACCAGTTGCTTTTCATGGGGGAATTCATGAATACAGCCCCCACATCCCGTAAACCAAAAGCACAAGTACACTACCTTCCCCTTGAATTGGCTTAAGGAAACAAGTGAATCACGGGTATCGGTCAAGAAGAACGGTGGAGCTTTGGCATCCTTGGAAAGCGTTGCCAACTGAGTTGTAGCCCGTCGGTCTAAGTAGGTTCGAAGGTACTGGTATTCAGGCAGAAAGGGATGCTGAGCTAATTCCTGCTGGACCTGTTTGGGTTCACCGAGCAAATCCAGGCCGGTGGACCAAAGTCTAAAATAGTCGGCTTGTTTTCTTCCTAAAATCTGGTTTACGTAGCGATTAAAAGCGGCTTGGTACCCTTTGGAACGATACGAAAGACCCGTCTTTTGGCGAATGTAATACGGTACATACTGGCTTAAGAACTGCTGATAATTAGAATGATACTGAGCGGAGTCATTTCGAATCGGAAGTCGCTCGAGAAAACGATAATAATGAGCCGGTAGCGTCTGCTGCTTTCTTTGGTAATCAAGTTGATAAAACGTCATATACAGTCGCAGCTCCGCATCCTGATACCGGATACCATTTTTCTCATATGCAATAAACCAGTCGGGTAAAGAATGACTTTGTAGGTACTCCTGCAGGAAATTAGTAACCTGCTGAGTAATGGAATCCAGCTGAACACTGAATTGAGCCAGGTTAGGAGCCTGGGCTCCGGTATTTAGGGCCTGCTGAGAAGGCGTCACAGGAAACGTTATCCCCTTAGCCAAATAATATTCCTGAAGCGGTTGGGAAGGCCCCCGAAAGAGAAAACGTTTACTTAATGGTTGGGAAAAAGAAGTGACCTGAATATGAACGGTATCATTCGGCGTAAGCCAGAGCTGCAGGCGATCCTCCCCAATAAAAATGCGGGCGTCCTGAGCCAAGCGAATGGGTATCTGAAGCCAGATATCTTTTCGCTCCGCGGTTAACGAATCCTGCACTTCCGTGTATTCATACGAGGGAAAGCTATGAAAGATCTGGGCAGTAACAGACCGAGTCGTATCTACCGAGGGTACCGAAAGGTGCACGGTAGTAAAGATATCCCACCGGATCACTTGGGTCCAGGCGGTGGTCGACAGGCCTAGGAAAACACTACTTAAGACTAGCCAAAATTTCATGATCGCTAAGGATATGACTACAGATTGCTTTAAGGTAGGTTAATTTACGATTATTCTGATTTACCTAAAGTGATTTTCTCTTTCGTGAACGTTGCCAATACCTAGCCAGTAATTGTCCGAAGTAGCTACCTAGCCTGCCTGGAAGGTTGGTGAGTACTGCCGCGACGAAGTACATTTTTTTGACCCAATGCATTCTAGTTGTAATTTAACGGTGTCCTTCCCACAAGGGGTTCTTACACAGGAGGCCATAGAACAAAATCTCATCCGCAGGAGTAATTCGTCTGTTCTTGCTTACTCTCATGAATCGCTTTTAACACTAAAAGCAGGCAATTGAAGATCGACTCCGGTATCGTCTCTGCAAGCTGTTTTCGTATCTGCTCGATCTGCTCAAAGCCGTCTTTGACAGCCTTACGACCTCTAGTAGTCATCGTGATCTGCAAAACTCTGGCGTCCTGATGATCTGGCTTCAAATGGATGTACGCTGCCTGAGCCAAACCTTCACAGATTTGGCTCATGGCTTGCTTGGAAACGCCCCGTAGTTGGGCTAATTCTTTTAAACTTTTTCCCTCCTGAATCAGAGCCAGGGTCAACCATTGCCGAAGGGTTAAGGAAGGCTGCCCTTTTTGAGCCAAGCTACGTTCGAGGCGATTAACGAGGATTTGTTTAGTCTCTACCAAAGCCAATAGAAAAGCCAGGGTTTCTGGTTCGTTCGTTCGTGAAGGATGGTCTAACATAGAGGTCTTTTTTAGGGAATCGGGTAGGGAATGGGCTCCAGACGACGCCATCTTCTTCTCAGATTTACCAGCTTTCGTTTATTCACGGGCTGGAAGCTTCGCAGACTTACAAAGGCCATACTGGCAAAACCCGCCAGCACGATATACCCCATCCATTCCTTCACCGTCAAAAGCACCGCCTGCATTTGTACGCTACCGAGCAAAGCTCGGGCTCCCATCATTTGGGCGGCTTCTGGCCCCAAGCTGGTCCCCGATTGACGAGCGGCCAGGTAGCGACTCGTTACCAGGGGGTCCAGGGCATCCATTTTCCCGGCCAGATTTACCAAATGTTGCTGCTGCCCCTGATAAAGCCCAAAGGCGTACACCGCGGAAAAGAGGGCAGGACCTACGAAGGAACGAAAGAGGATCATTAAGGCCCCGCTGTTAATCATGCCTACCATGGTCATTTTATTAGCTAGGTAAAGCCCTAAACCGACGTACAACAGCAACAAGCCCAAACCCTTAAACACCAGGGGTATGTAAAAATCATGCAGACCCATGTCCGGACTTACGGTAAAGTAGAGTAGGAGGTGATACAAGGTGAAGGCCGCAAATCCGAGAAGAATGATTCCTTTGAAACCGCCTTGGTACTTAAACCAGACCAGGCAAACGATGCCTCCCAGCAGTACGCCCGGTAACATCCAAAGATTAAGTTTGGCGGAAGTCAATGCATCGTAGCGAAGAATACCAGTGGTGATCGCACTTTGTAAACTACTACTGGCAAAAAAGATACCCATAACCAGAATCAGGAACAGAGCCAGCCGTACGTTTTTGCTCTTCATCACCGAAAGGTCCAAAAAGGGATGAGTCAGGTAATTCTGACGACCAATGAAGCCTATTAGTGTGAGGAGAAAGCCGAAGCTTGCCCCCTGGAGGGTGAGTGACTCGCCCCAGTTTTCGTACTTAGCAAAGCAAAGCACGTAATTCAGTAGCATCAAACTACTGAAGAGTAACACCACACTTAGCCCGTCGATGCTCTGGATGGGTGCTCGCTTCTCTAAGGGATCATTGTGATAAAGGAGCAGCGTTAAAATCAGGCAAACTAACGTAGCAAGGACCATCACGTAGTACACATACGACCAGCCATACGTATACGATATAGCGGCCGTTACGTAAGCTGACCCCTGACCAATACCAATCGAGAGGGGATAGAAAAACGCATAAAAACGGGCCCGATCACCAACGGAACTAATCATAAACATGATGGGAATGATCAGCTCAATCATGGCAAACATCTTGAAAAAGCCAATCAGGAAGCTGGCCCCAACCATTACTTCGGGATACGTAGTTTCAGCACAGAGTACACTTAGCACTAGAGTAGCTCCATACGAAAGCAGTAAGACAGTCCTCGAATTCCAGTACCCTTTTACTTTCAACAGCAGGGGATACGAACAGAGCATGCCGATGGTGGACGCATAATTGGCCATCATCACGTATTCACTCAGAGTACCCAAACCTCCTACCAGGTCAGCCGAGTTGGCGGGGTACACCCCACTTAAGGCTAGGGTAGGAACCAGCAGGATGAGTACACCAAGCGGAATGAGGGCTTTAGGTAGCCAGGCATTAAACGGACTTTTCATAATTTTTGGGCTTCGACTTCTACGTTCATCCCTGCTCGGAGCAATTTCAGATCTTCCGCCGTATTGTTTTCCAGATCAATGCGTACGGGAATTCGCTGTTGGATTTTCACGAAGTTTCCCGTCGAGTTATCCGTCGGTACCATTGAGTATTTAGAACCCGTCGCCTGCGAGATGGCCGTTACCGTGCCTTTAAACGTTTTGCCCTCCAAGGCATCGACTTTAATTGTAACGGGTTGACCTATACGAATGTGACTCATTTGGGTTTCCTTGTAGTTGGCGGTAATCCATTTTTGATCATCACGAACAATGGAAACCAAGGCCTGACCGGGCTGAATCAGCTGACCTTCCTGGAGCGTACGCCGACCCACATACCCATCGTAAGGAGCGGTAATGACTGTATAGCTCAAATTCAAGCGGGCCATGTCCAGAGCAGCCTGAGCCCGTTTGATACTCGCCGCGTTTACCGTCAAGCGTTTGCTGACTTCCGAAGTGGCCAGCTCGGTACTCTGCCGCTGGGTGATCATAGCCTGATATTTAGCCTTCATAGCCTCGTATTCAGTACTTACCATCTCAAATTGCTGACGACTCACGGATTCGTCCTTCAATAGATTCACGTACCGATTATAGTTCTGTTCGGCATTGGCCAGACGAACTTTCATTTCAGCCAGATTGGCATCGGCTACAGAGGTATTATTCCGAACGGTATTGATACTGGAACTCGTAACGCCTTGTCCGGCCTGAGCTTCCAAATAGGCCGCTTCCGCCTGAGCCACTTGGATTTTTAATTCCCGGTCGTCAATTACTAACAGCGTATCGCCCTTTTTGACGGCTTGGTGCTCGGTAAAACGAATGGACTTAATATAGCCACCGATGCGAGAATTGATAGGATTGATGAATTCCTCAATCTGGGCATCATTGGTAACTTCCTGATCTTCAAAACGGGCGAAATGTACATAGGCCCACCAGGCTCCACCTCCTATACAGGCCACGAGCAAGA
The genomic region above belongs to Siphonobacter curvatus and contains:
- a CDS encoding alpha/beta fold hydrolase, whose amino-acid sequence is MRTFALALGLVLTFIHSQFVNAQTRKPASAGRAEYIEVEKNVKLHVVDLGEGQPIVLIHGWPLNNAMYEYQYQYLVEKGFRVIGISLRGFGKSDRPYGTYDFDTFSDDIKVVLEKLKIENAVLGGFSMGTAVTMHYVTKYNGAHIRKLALFGSSGPSWKKRADYPYGISDEDAASLIQQTKTNREQLVAGFGKGFAGQEEGLSPETTKWLESINLDASPYATTQAITALRDLDLRPQLEKIKIPVAIFHGVKDKLCDFAQAEQLHQRIKGSYLVRFEKSGHGLFLEEMDKFNTELEKFARS
- a CDS encoding MFS transporter translates to MKSPFNAWLPKALIPLGVLILLVPTLALSGVYPANSADLVGGLGTLSEYVMMANYASTIGMLCSYPLLLKVKGYWNSRTVLLLSYGATLVLSVLCAETTYPEVMVGASFLIGFFKMFAMIELIIPIMFMISSVGDRARFYAFFYPLSIGIGQGSAYVTAAISYTYGWSYVYYVMVLATLVCLILTLLLYHNDPLEKRAPIQSIDGLSVVLLFSSLMLLNYVLCFAKYENWGESLTLQGASFGFLLTLIGFIGRQNYLTHPFLDLSVMKSKNVRLALFLILVMGIFFASSSLQSAITTGILRYDALTSAKLNLWMLPGVLLGGIVCLVWFKYQGGFKGIILLGFAAFTLYHLLLYFTVSPDMGLHDFYIPLVFKGLGLLLLYVGLGLYLANKMTMVGMINSGALMILFRSFVGPALFSAVYAFGLYQGQQQHLVNLAGKMDALDPLVTSRYLAARQSGTSLGPEAAQMMGARALLGSVQMQAVLLTVKEWMGYIVLAGFASMAFVSLRSFQPVNKRKLVNLRRRWRRLEPIPYPIP
- a CDS encoding MarR family winged helix-turn-helix transcriptional regulator, producing the protein MLDHPSRTNEPETLAFLLALVETKQILVNRLERSLAQKGQPSLTLRQWLTLALIQEGKSLKELAQLRGVSKQAMSQICEGLAQAAYIHLKPDHQDARVLQITMTTRGRKAVKDGFEQIEQIRKQLAETIPESIFNCLLLVLKAIHESKQEQTNYSCG
- a CDS encoding TlpA family protein disulfide reductase, translating into MKFWLVLSSVFLGLSTTAWTQVIRWDIFTTVHLSVPSVDTTRSVTAQIFHSFPSYEYTEVQDSLTAERKDIWLQIPIRLAQDARIFIGEDRLQLWLTPNDTVHIQVTSFSQPLSKRFLFRGPSQPLQEYYLAKGITFPVTPSQQALNTGAQAPNLAQFSVQLDSITQQVTNFLQEYLQSHSLPDWFIAYEKNGIRYQDAELRLYMTFYQLDYQRKQQTLPAHYYRFLERLPIRNDSAQYHSNYQQFLSQYVPYYIRQKTGLSYRSKGYQAAFNRYVNQILGRKQADYFRLWSTGLDLLGEPKQVQQELAQHPFLPEYQYLRTYLDRRATTQLATLSKDAKAPPFFLTDTRDSLVSLSQFKGKVVYLCFWFTGCGGCIHEFPHEKQLVDTFAGKPVEIISICTQSSPQQWRNSIAKHKLNTLNLYANASWEKRLEKSYGIQVYPHYVLIDSEGRIAENYTSRPSQDAASKIKQLLKNAGKW
- a CDS encoding HlyD family secretion protein produces the protein MSTKATTEGHTHKKTKKVNLAKIVTNVLLVACIGGGAWWAYVHFARFEDQEVTNDAQIEEFINPINSRIGGYIKSIRFTEHQAVKKGDTLLVIDDRELKIQVAQAEAAYLEAQAGQGVTSSSINTVRNNTSVADANLAEMKVRLANAEQNYNRYVNLLKDESVSRQQFEMVSTEYEAMKAKYQAMITQRQSTELATSEVSKRLTVNAASIKRAQAALDMARLNLSYTVITAPYDGYVGRRTLQEGQLIQPGQALVSIVRDDQKWITANYKETQMSHIRIGQPVTIKVDALEGKTFKGTVTAISQATGSKYSMVPTDNSTGNFVKIQQRIPVRIDLENNTAEDLKLLRAGMNVEVEAQKL